One part of the Gadus macrocephalus chromosome 8, ASM3116895v1 genome encodes these proteins:
- the LOC132463499 gene encoding SUN domain-containing ossification factor-like isoform X1: MTTMAGLAVFDPSPGSSRCTDGPAAVNRQMFLNGMEERDYWISLHYHVGCTEPHTQGPGGPAERSPAQKGGESWAVMENQRTQPQEEQNTDARTEDGREGHEEIASEDREELISEVGVQPEIVSPQPATQSGGEPEDPAPDTQVTEGQGEGATPSPSATAPSAVSTAYPPRAIPSTSSGESVSDPDASGGAEVEQNVVDLLPPTDCGSAGPNPYKDTSPPVVMENTSNAYAAGTQTHTEPSEAGLGANASHSVQGPSPPSAAPETDPAVGGKDPEDIPTFDEWKRKMMEEMEEVEKEQVQASPSPTKGGAGGHLIKKMPKNFNNYASVECGAKILGANPEAKSTSAILKENMDLYMLNPCSNKIWFIIELCEPIQVTQLDIANFELFSSTPQDFLVSISNRYPTNKWLKLGTFHGRDERTVQSFPLDEHLYAKYIKMFSKYIKVELVSHFGSEHFCPLSLVRVFGTSMVEEYEENTDPHDRTDDQDFDLEYPPGYVAGELKFSKDLIGSAKEVLLNMVTDFAVNVLGGGNASTQEVDSTELSEQDSMNQTQPITTPNSLPGHEAEGLEGLADTGISLEEETPSPEETPSPEETLSPDGIPSPEETPSLDGTPSPEETLSLEEVPTEPTHPEPPPSEEDQIVTPLPHEEEEPIGPTIILLEEEEEEEEMTSVYCAHSLPSPSWSCAPSFPEYLRQQCSATRSKKGGYQTPGGGTLPPPPPPASSALLPPLPTFACPAPTPPPTPTLPPPPAPQTNVHPLAPAPPLGEGREGEPGGLSPSEATGGSVVARSVEGPGPQPPPLPEPGQTPVLPAARATASWPVPPPAPPPPQPSSAETLGGTVRGAAERVQEEEPQGEEPREEEPREEEPREEEPRGEEPREAESDEPPESAVAVPLSPHADSRPPPPAPRPAEEPAPSAEVAPKERPQDTAKGPSHTPPPVNTDPEEARFPQELVPLSRADGDGGAGDGGGGGSDSGGAGSDGGDAGSDGGGAGRDGGDAGSDGGGAGRDGGGEGSDDGGGVAGSDGGGAGSDGGGAGSDGEQGDPRQASSSHSAQAPSLKESVFMRLSNRIKSLEMNMSLSGRYLEQLSQRYRKQMEEMQRAFNKTVLKLQNTSRVAEEQEQRQTDSIRALGGQLENITELVLGLSLRVHLLQSQVTPPHSPCPSESALLQSQVSDGTSYLLMCLLLCVLLGAAVVATRLSDSSPPPPPLPPPPLRPPSQSQEFRPLSRSQSSHCCPERPLKSVCGDVLLPRRASYPLLHCDPFQLATDPSKDCTQESTDNKASIHQEGSRASVEGGVPADPADAPAPWSQAVARPPGALPPLTCSGTLPAGSAGGHWVRTLRPAFTDYRSEGSSEGSSSHSDEPSFCGVAAGVCPRGLCPGLSPLPPATATQPSSSSGAGRAGRRAWRRRRSKPALAVVELLRPPRAPVTSSRHLPGSPLPDLARHGAAHTAGPRHGGPGRTLSGHTEEGHRALHL; encoded by the exons ATGACAACGATGGCTGGTTTGGCTGTGTTTGATCCGTCTCCCGGCTCGTCCCGGTGCACAGATGGCCCAGCAGCTGTCAACAGGCAAATGTTCCTGAATGGGATGGAAGAGAGGGATTATTG GATCAGTCTTCATTATCATGTTGGCTgcacagagccacacacacaaggtccCGGGGGGCCAGCGGAAAGGTCTCCTGCTCAGAAG GGGGGCGAGAGCTGGGCGGTGATGGAGAACCAGAGAACGCAGCCACAAGAAGAGCagaacacagacgcacgcacagaaGATGGAAGGGAAGGCCATGAAGAG ATAGCATCAGAGGATCGGGAAGAGCTGATCTCAGAAGTAGGGGTGCAGCCAGAGATTGTCAGCCCACAGCCCGCGACACAATCAGGGGGAGAACCGGAAGACCCTGCCCCGGATACACAAGTCACTgagggccagggggagggggcgacGCCTTCTCCTTCTGCCACCGCTCCTTCCGCTGTCTCCACTGCTTACCCACCCAGAGCCATCCCCTCCACGTCCTCCGGGGAGAG CGTTTCAGACCCGGATGCCTCGGGCGGTGCCGAAGTGGAGCAGAACGTTGTGGATCTTCTCCCCCCAACCGACTGTGGTTCAGCTGGTCCCAACCCCTACAAAGACACCAG TCCTCCGGTGGTGATGGAGAACACTTCAAACGCCTACGCTGCAgggactcagactcacacagAACCCTCCGAGGCTGGCCTGGGGGCCAACGCGTCACACAGCGTCCAG GGTCCGAGCCCTCCGTCTGCGGCCCCCGAGACGGACCCCGCTGTGGGCGGCAAGGACCCGGAGGACATCCCTACCTTCGACGagtggaagaggaagatgatggaggagatggaggaggtggagaaggagcagg TTCAGGCTAGTCCTTCCCCCACCAAAGGGGGCGCTGGCGGCCATCTGATCAAGAAGATGCCAAAGAACTTTAACAACTACGCCTCAGTGGAGTGCGGCGCCAAAATCCTAGGTGCCAACCCTGAGGCCAAG AGCACGTCGGCCATACTGAAGGAGAACATGGACTTGTACATGCTGAACCCCTGCAGCAATAAGATATG GTTCATCATCGAGCTCTGTGAGCCCATCCAGGTGACCCAGTTGGACATCGCTAACTTTGagctcttctcctccaccccccaggaCTTCCTGGTCTCCATCAGTAACAG GTATCCGACCAATAAGTGGTTGAAACTAGGCACCTTTCATGGGAGGGATGAGCGCACAGTCCAGAGCTTCCCATTGGATGAGCACCTGTATGCCAAATACATCAAG ATGTTCTCCAAATacatcaag GTAGAGCTGGTCTCTCACTTTGGCTCAGAACATTTCTGTCCTCTAAGCCTTGTAAG GGTGTTTGGAACCAGCATGGTGGAGGAATACGAGGAGAACACGGATCCACACGATCGGACCGACGACCAGGACTTTGACCTGG AATATCCTCCTGGGTATGTGGCTGGTGAATTGAAGTTTTCCAaagatctgattggttcagccAAGG AGGTCCTTCTGAACATGGTGACAGACTTTGCTGTCAACGTTCTGGGTGGAG GCAACGCTTCGACCCAGGAGGTGGACTCTACCGAACTATCAGAGCAGGACTCAATGAATCAGactcaaccaatcacaacgccAAACTCTCTCCCAGG GCATGAAGCTGAAGGGCTGGAAGGCCTCGCCGACACGGGCATCTCTCTGGAAGAAGAGACCCCCTCTCCAGAAGAGACCCCCTCTCCAGAAGAGACCCTCTCTCCAGATGGGATCCCCTCTCCAGAAGAGACCCCCTCTCTAGATGGGACCCCCTCTCCAGAAGAGACCCTCTCCCTCGAGGAGGTCCCCACAGAGCCCACCCATCCTGAGCCCCCTCCCTCGGAGGAGGATCAGATCGTCACTCCACTGCCACACGAGGAGGAAGAACCAATTGGCCCCACCATTATCCTcctggaagaggaagaggaggaggaggagatgacctCAGTCTACTGTGCCCACTCGCTGCCGTCCCCCTCCTGGTCGTGTGCGCCCTCCTTCCCAGAGTACCTCCGGCAGCAGTGCTCCGCTACACGGTCCAAGAAGGGAGGGTACCAGACCCCCGGGGGGGggacccttcctcctcctcctccgccagccTCCTCTGCCTTGctgcctcccctccccaccttcGCCTGCCCTGCGCCGacaccacccccaacccccaccctacCGCCGCCGCCTGCCCCTCAGACCAACGTCCACCCCCTCGCACCAGCCCCGCCCCTGGGGGAAGGACGAGAGGGGGAACCGGGTGGTCTCAGCCCTTCAGAGGCCACGGGGGGGTCGGTGGTGGCCCGCAGTGTGGAAGGGCCCGGTCCTCAGCCCCCGCCCCTCCCGGAGCCCGGCCAGACGCCCGTGCTCCCGGCCGCTAGGGCCACCGCCTCCTGGcccgttcctcctcctgctcccccccccccacagccttCCTCGGCAGAGACTCTCGGGGGGACGGTGAGAGGAGCAGCTGAGcgtgtgcaggaggaggagcctcagggggaggagcctcggGAGGAGGAGCCTCGGGAGGAGGAGCCTCGGGAGGAGGAGCCTCGGGGGGAGGAGCCTCGGGAGGCGGAGTCTGATGAACCACCGGAGTCGGCCGTGGCCGTTCCGCTCTCCCCGCACGCAGACAGTCGTCCTCCCCCTCCGGCCCCGCGGCCCGCGGAGGAGCCGGCTCCGTCTGCTGAGGTGGCTCCAAAAGAAAGGCCTCAGGACACGGCCAAggggccctcacacacaccgccccctgTCAACACGGACCCCGAAGAGGCCCGGTTCCCCCAGGAGCTGGTTCCCCTTTCTAGGGCTGATGGTGACGGTGGAgcgggtgatggtggaggtggaggtagtgatagtggaggagctggtagtgatggtggagatgctggtagtgatggtggaggagctggtcgTGATGGTGGAGATGCtggtagtgatggtggaggagctggtcgtgatggtggaggtgaaggtagTGACGATGGGGGTGGAGTAGCGGGTAGTGATGGAGGGGGAGCGGGTAGTGATGGAGGGGGAGCGGGTAGTGATGGGGAGCAGGGCGACCCTCGCCAGGCGAGCAGCAGCCACTCAGCGCAGGCGCCCAGCCTGAAGGAGTCGGTGTTCATGAGGCTCAGTAACCGCATCAAGTCCCTGGAGATGAACATGTCCCTCAGCGGACGCTACCTGGAGCAGCTCAGCCAGAG ATACAGGAAGCAGATGGAGGAGATGCAGAGGGCGTTCAACAAGACGGTCTTGAAGCTGCAGAACACGTCTCGTGTGGCAGAGGAGCAG GAGCAACGGCAGACGGACTCCATCAGGGCACTGGGAGGCCAGCTGGAGAACATCACTGAGCTGGTGCTGGGCCTGTCCCTCAGAGTCCACCTCCTACAGAGCCAGGTGACCCCACCACACTCACCCTGTCCCTCAGAGTCCGCCCTCCTGCAGAGCCAG GTGTCGGACGGAACGAGCTACCTGCTGATGtgtctgctgctgtgtgtgctgCTGGGTGCGGCGGTGGTGGCCACCCGCCTCAGcgactcctcccccccacccccacccctaccaccaccaccactaagaCCGCCTTCCCAGAGCCAAGAGTTTAGGCCTCTGTCCAGGAGCCAAAGCAGCCACTGCTGCCCTGAGAG ACCGTTGAAGTCAGTGTGTGGCGATGTCCTCTTGCCCAGGCGTGCTTcctatcctctcctccactgtgaCCCCTTCCAGCTGGCTACAG ACCCTTCAAAGGATTGCACTCAGGAATCTACAGACAACAAAGCG TCGATCCATCAGGAGGGCAGCAGAGCGAGCGTTGAGGGGGGGGTCCCGGCAGACCCCGCCGACGCGCCCGCCCCGTGGTCCCAGGCCGTGGCGCGGCCCCCCGGCGCCCTGCCCCCGCTGACCTGCAGCGGCACGTTGCCGGCGGGCTCGGCGGGCGGCCACTGGGTGCGGACGCTGCGGCCCGCCTTCACGGACTACCGCTCGGAGGGCAGCTCGGAGGGGAGCTCCTCCCACTCCGACGAGCCCTCCTTTTGCGGCGTGGCGGCCGGGGTCTGCCCCCGGGGGCTCTGCCCGGGGCTGTCCCCGTTGCCCCCGGCGACGGCCACCCAGCCCTCGTCCTCGTCCGGCGCCGGCCGGGCGGGGAGGCGGGCGTGGCGACGCCGGCGCTCTAAGCCGGCTCTCGCCGTGGTGGAGCTGCTGCGGCCCCCGCGCGCCCCCGTCACCAGCAGCCGCCACCTGCCTGGCTCCCCTCTGCCGGACCTGGCCCGGCACGGGGCCGCACACACGGCGGGCCCTCGCCACGGGGGCCCCGGGAGGACTCTCTCAGGACACACAGAGGAGGGCCACCGTGCTTTACATCTGTAG
- the LOC132463499 gene encoding SUN domain-containing ossification factor-like isoform X3, translated as MTTMAGLAVFDPSPGSSRCTDGPAAVNRQMFLNGMEERDYWISLHYHVGCTEPHTQGPGGPAERSPAQKGGESWAVMENQRTQPQEEQNTDARTEDGREGHEEIASEDREELISEVGVQPEIVSPQPATQSGGEPEDPAPDTQVTEGQGEGATPSPSATAPSAVSTAYPPRAIPSTSSGESVSDPDASGGAEVEQNVVDLLPPTDCGSAGPNPYKDTSPPVVMENTSNAYAAGTQTHTEPSEAGLGANASHSVQGPSPPSAAPETDPAVGGKDPEDIPTFDEWKRKMMEEMEEVEKEQVQASPSPTKGGAGGHLIKKMPKNFNNYASVECGAKILGANPEAKSTSAILKENMDLYMLNPCSNKIWFIIELCEPIQVTQLDIANFELFSSTPQDFLVSISNRYPTNKWLKLGTFHGRDERTVQSFPLDEHLYAKYIKMFSKYIKVELVSHFGSEHFCPLSLVRVFGTSMVEEYEENTDPHDRTDDQDFDLEYPPGYVAGELKFSKDLIGSAKEVLLNMVTDFAVNVLGGGNASTQEVDSTELSEQDSMNQTQPITTPNSLPGHEAEGLEGLADTGISLEEETPSPEETPSPEETLSPDGIPSPEETPSLDGTPSPEETLSLEEVPTEPTHPEPPPSEEDQIVTPLPHEEEEPIGPTIILLEEEEEEEEMTSVYCAHSLPSPSWSCAPSFPEYLRQQCSATRSKKGGYQTPGGGTLPPPPPPASSALLPPLPTFACPAPTPPPTPTLPPPPAPQTNVHPLAPAPPLGEGREGEPGGLSPSEATGGSVVARSVEGPGPQPPPLPEPGQTPVLPAARATASWPVPPPAPPPPQPSSAETLGGTVRGAAERVQEEEPQGEEPREEEPREEEPREEEPRGEEPREAESDEPPESAVAVPLSPHADSRPPPPAPRPAEEPAPSAEVAPKERPQDTAKGPSHTPPPVNTDPEEARFPQELVPLSRADGDGGAGDGGGGGSDSGGAGSDGGDAGSDGGGAGRDGGDAGSDGGGAGRDGGGEGSDDGGGVAGSDGGGAGSDGGGAGSDGEQGDPRQASSSHSAQAPSLKESVFMRLSNRIKSLEMNMSLSGRYLEQLSQRYRKQMEEMQRAFNKTVLKLQNTSRVAEEQEQRQTDSIRALGGQLENITELVLGLSLRVHLLQSQVSDGTSYLLMCLLLCVLLGAAVVATRLSDSSPPPPPLPPPPLRPPSQSQEFRPLSRSQSSHCCPERPLKSVCGDVLLPRRASYPLLHCDPFQLATDPSKDCTQESTDNKASIHQEGSRASVEGGVPADPADAPAPWSQAVARPPGALPPLTCSGTLPAGSAGGHWVRTLRPAFTDYRSEGSSEGSSSHSDEPSFCGVAAGVCPRGLCPGLSPLPPATATQPSSSSGAGRAGRRAWRRRRSKPALAVVELLRPPRAPVTSSRHLPGSPLPDLARHGAAHTAGPRHGGPGRTLSGHTEEGHRALHL; from the exons ATGACAACGATGGCTGGTTTGGCTGTGTTTGATCCGTCTCCCGGCTCGTCCCGGTGCACAGATGGCCCAGCAGCTGTCAACAGGCAAATGTTCCTGAATGGGATGGAAGAGAGGGATTATTG GATCAGTCTTCATTATCATGTTGGCTgcacagagccacacacacaaggtccCGGGGGGCCAGCGGAAAGGTCTCCTGCTCAGAAG GGGGGCGAGAGCTGGGCGGTGATGGAGAACCAGAGAACGCAGCCACAAGAAGAGCagaacacagacgcacgcacagaaGATGGAAGGGAAGGCCATGAAGAG ATAGCATCAGAGGATCGGGAAGAGCTGATCTCAGAAGTAGGGGTGCAGCCAGAGATTGTCAGCCCACAGCCCGCGACACAATCAGGGGGAGAACCGGAAGACCCTGCCCCGGATACACAAGTCACTgagggccagggggagggggcgacGCCTTCTCCTTCTGCCACCGCTCCTTCCGCTGTCTCCACTGCTTACCCACCCAGAGCCATCCCCTCCACGTCCTCCGGGGAGAG CGTTTCAGACCCGGATGCCTCGGGCGGTGCCGAAGTGGAGCAGAACGTTGTGGATCTTCTCCCCCCAACCGACTGTGGTTCAGCTGGTCCCAACCCCTACAAAGACACCAG TCCTCCGGTGGTGATGGAGAACACTTCAAACGCCTACGCTGCAgggactcagactcacacagAACCCTCCGAGGCTGGCCTGGGGGCCAACGCGTCACACAGCGTCCAG GGTCCGAGCCCTCCGTCTGCGGCCCCCGAGACGGACCCCGCTGTGGGCGGCAAGGACCCGGAGGACATCCCTACCTTCGACGagtggaagaggaagatgatggaggagatggaggaggtggagaaggagcagg TTCAGGCTAGTCCTTCCCCCACCAAAGGGGGCGCTGGCGGCCATCTGATCAAGAAGATGCCAAAGAACTTTAACAACTACGCCTCAGTGGAGTGCGGCGCCAAAATCCTAGGTGCCAACCCTGAGGCCAAG AGCACGTCGGCCATACTGAAGGAGAACATGGACTTGTACATGCTGAACCCCTGCAGCAATAAGATATG GTTCATCATCGAGCTCTGTGAGCCCATCCAGGTGACCCAGTTGGACATCGCTAACTTTGagctcttctcctccaccccccaggaCTTCCTGGTCTCCATCAGTAACAG GTATCCGACCAATAAGTGGTTGAAACTAGGCACCTTTCATGGGAGGGATGAGCGCACAGTCCAGAGCTTCCCATTGGATGAGCACCTGTATGCCAAATACATCAAG ATGTTCTCCAAATacatcaag GTAGAGCTGGTCTCTCACTTTGGCTCAGAACATTTCTGTCCTCTAAGCCTTGTAAG GGTGTTTGGAACCAGCATGGTGGAGGAATACGAGGAGAACACGGATCCACACGATCGGACCGACGACCAGGACTTTGACCTGG AATATCCTCCTGGGTATGTGGCTGGTGAATTGAAGTTTTCCAaagatctgattggttcagccAAGG AGGTCCTTCTGAACATGGTGACAGACTTTGCTGTCAACGTTCTGGGTGGAG GCAACGCTTCGACCCAGGAGGTGGACTCTACCGAACTATCAGAGCAGGACTCAATGAATCAGactcaaccaatcacaacgccAAACTCTCTCCCAGG GCATGAAGCTGAAGGGCTGGAAGGCCTCGCCGACACGGGCATCTCTCTGGAAGAAGAGACCCCCTCTCCAGAAGAGACCCCCTCTCCAGAAGAGACCCTCTCTCCAGATGGGATCCCCTCTCCAGAAGAGACCCCCTCTCTAGATGGGACCCCCTCTCCAGAAGAGACCCTCTCCCTCGAGGAGGTCCCCACAGAGCCCACCCATCCTGAGCCCCCTCCCTCGGAGGAGGATCAGATCGTCACTCCACTGCCACACGAGGAGGAAGAACCAATTGGCCCCACCATTATCCTcctggaagaggaagaggaggaggaggagatgacctCAGTCTACTGTGCCCACTCGCTGCCGTCCCCCTCCTGGTCGTGTGCGCCCTCCTTCCCAGAGTACCTCCGGCAGCAGTGCTCCGCTACACGGTCCAAGAAGGGAGGGTACCAGACCCCCGGGGGGGggacccttcctcctcctcctccgccagccTCCTCTGCCTTGctgcctcccctccccaccttcGCCTGCCCTGCGCCGacaccacccccaacccccaccctacCGCCGCCGCCTGCCCCTCAGACCAACGTCCACCCCCTCGCACCAGCCCCGCCCCTGGGGGAAGGACGAGAGGGGGAACCGGGTGGTCTCAGCCCTTCAGAGGCCACGGGGGGGTCGGTGGTGGCCCGCAGTGTGGAAGGGCCCGGTCCTCAGCCCCCGCCCCTCCCGGAGCCCGGCCAGACGCCCGTGCTCCCGGCCGCTAGGGCCACCGCCTCCTGGcccgttcctcctcctgctcccccccccccacagccttCCTCGGCAGAGACTCTCGGGGGGACGGTGAGAGGAGCAGCTGAGcgtgtgcaggaggaggagcctcagggggaggagcctcggGAGGAGGAGCCTCGGGAGGAGGAGCCTCGGGAGGAGGAGCCTCGGGGGGAGGAGCCTCGGGAGGCGGAGTCTGATGAACCACCGGAGTCGGCCGTGGCCGTTCCGCTCTCCCCGCACGCAGACAGTCGTCCTCCCCCTCCGGCCCCGCGGCCCGCGGAGGAGCCGGCTCCGTCTGCTGAGGTGGCTCCAAAAGAAAGGCCTCAGGACACGGCCAAggggccctcacacacaccgccccctgTCAACACGGACCCCGAAGAGGCCCGGTTCCCCCAGGAGCTGGTTCCCCTTTCTAGGGCTGATGGTGACGGTGGAgcgggtgatggtggaggtggaggtagtgatagtggaggagctggtagtgatggtggagatgctggtagtgatggtggaggagctggtcgTGATGGTGGAGATGCtggtagtgatggtggaggagctggtcgtgatggtggaggtgaaggtagTGACGATGGGGGTGGAGTAGCGGGTAGTGATGGAGGGGGAGCGGGTAGTGATGGAGGGGGAGCGGGTAGTGATGGGGAGCAGGGCGACCCTCGCCAGGCGAGCAGCAGCCACTCAGCGCAGGCGCCCAGCCTGAAGGAGTCGGTGTTCATGAGGCTCAGTAACCGCATCAAGTCCCTGGAGATGAACATGTCCCTCAGCGGACGCTACCTGGAGCAGCTCAGCCAGAG ATACAGGAAGCAGATGGAGGAGATGCAGAGGGCGTTCAACAAGACGGTCTTGAAGCTGCAGAACACGTCTCGTGTGGCAGAGGAGCAG GAGCAACGGCAGACGGACTCCATCAGGGCACTGGGAGGCCAGCTGGAGAACATCACTGAGCTGGTGCTGGGCCTGTCCCTCAGAGTCCACCTCCTACAGAGCCAG GTGTCGGACGGAACGAGCTACCTGCTGATGtgtctgctgctgtgtgtgctgCTGGGTGCGGCGGTGGTGGCCACCCGCCTCAGcgactcctcccccccacccccacccctaccaccaccaccactaagaCCGCCTTCCCAGAGCCAAGAGTTTAGGCCTCTGTCCAGGAGCCAAAGCAGCCACTGCTGCCCTGAGAG ACCGTTGAAGTCAGTGTGTGGCGATGTCCTCTTGCCCAGGCGTGCTTcctatcctctcctccactgtgaCCCCTTCCAGCTGGCTACAG ACCCTTCAAAGGATTGCACTCAGGAATCTACAGACAACAAAGCG TCGATCCATCAGGAGGGCAGCAGAGCGAGCGTTGAGGGGGGGGTCCCGGCAGACCCCGCCGACGCGCCCGCCCCGTGGTCCCAGGCCGTGGCGCGGCCCCCCGGCGCCCTGCCCCCGCTGACCTGCAGCGGCACGTTGCCGGCGGGCTCGGCGGGCGGCCACTGGGTGCGGACGCTGCGGCCCGCCTTCACGGACTACCGCTCGGAGGGCAGCTCGGAGGGGAGCTCCTCCCACTCCGACGAGCCCTCCTTTTGCGGCGTGGCGGCCGGGGTCTGCCCCCGGGGGCTCTGCCCGGGGCTGTCCCCGTTGCCCCCGGCGACGGCCACCCAGCCCTCGTCCTCGTCCGGCGCCGGCCGGGCGGGGAGGCGGGCGTGGCGACGCCGGCGCTCTAAGCCGGCTCTCGCCGTGGTGGAGCTGCTGCGGCCCCCGCGCGCCCCCGTCACCAGCAGCCGCCACCTGCCTGGCTCCCCTCTGCCGGACCTGGCCCGGCACGGGGCCGCACACACGGCGGGCCCTCGCCACGGGGGCCCCGGGAGGACTCTCTCAGGACACACAGAGGAGGGCCACCGTGCTTTACATCTGTAG